A single region of the Candidatus Omnitrophota bacterium genome encodes:
- a CDS encoding fumarate hydratase, which translates to MRNIKARAISALIAKLCIEANTKLRGDIRCAICAALKKETSVRAKRYLKMLIDNAGIAAKEGIAICQDTGIAAVFVDMGQNAHVIGGLLKSAVDRGVERGYKEGYFRKSVVHCPIRRKNTGTNTPAILHTTIVPGDSFKVWVMVKGFGSENKSVIKMLYPTAGEEEIIDFILDTVKNAGAEACPPLAIGIGMGGTFDHAAHLAKRSLLRDIGKKNPEKYLAVLEKKIMDKVNKLGIGPMGLGGKTTALGVTILASATHIAGLPVAVNISCHATRSAYGKL; encoded by the coding sequence ATGAGAAATATTAAGGCGCGCGCAATATCGGCGCTTATAGCAAAATTGTGCATTGAAGCAAATACAAAGCTGAGAGGCGACATCCGTTGTGCAATATGCGCCGCGCTCAAAAAAGAGACAAGTGTCCGCGCGAAAAGGTACCTTAAGATGCTGATAGATAACGCCGGCATAGCCGCAAAAGAAGGAATAGCAATATGCCAGGATACCGGCATAGCGGCGGTCTTTGTGGATATGGGGCAGAATGCGCATGTAATCGGCGGCTTGTTGAAAAGCGCAGTGGATAGGGGCGTAGAACGCGGCTACAAAGAAGGATATTTCCGGAAATCGGTGGTCCATTGCCCCATCAGAAGAAAAAATACCGGCACAAACACTCCTGCAATATTACATACCACAATAGTGCCCGGTGATTCCTTCAAGGTGTGGGTCATGGTAAAGGGTTTCGGCAGCGAGAATAAATCGGTAATAAAGATGCTGTATCCGACGGCCGGAGAGGAAGAGATAATAGATTTTATACTTGATACGGTAAAAAATGCCGGCGCGGAGGCATGCCCCCCGCTTGCCATAGGAATAGGCATGGGCGGGACATTCGACCACGCCGCGCACCTTGCAAAAAGATCGCTTCTACGCGATATTGGGAAGAAGAATCCCGAGAAGTATCTTGCGGTTTTGGAAAAGAAGATCATGGATAAGGTAAATAAGCTAGGCATTGGCCCTATGGGGCTTGGCGGAAAGACAACAGCCCTGGGAGTTACTATATTGGCGTCGGCCACTCATATAGCGGGGCTTCCGGTAGCCGTAAACATCAGCTGCCACGCGACGCGCAGCGCTTATGGGAAACTATGA
- a CDS encoding FumA C-terminus/TtdB family hydratase beta subunit, producing the protein MKKIYLPITSEDIENLKAGDEALLTGSMYTARDVVHKIFVEGMKDKQIPPIRLYGATLYYAGPTPGIPPRIIGSCGPTTSSRMDKFTPALLDAGVKAMVGKGRRSEKVRAAIKKHKAVYFLAPAGCGALLGNKIKKARIVGFPDLGSEAIYELEVEDFPVIVGIDSKGNDIFKK; encoded by the coding sequence ATGAAGAAGATATATTTGCCTATAACAAGCGAAGACATAGAAAACCTTAAGGCAGGCGACGAGGCCCTTTTAACAGGCAGTATGTACACTGCGCGCGATGTGGTGCATAAGATATTTGTTGAAGGTATGAAGGATAAGCAGATCCCGCCAATCAGGCTTTACGGCGCTACTCTCTATTACGCCGGCCCGACGCCGGGAATACCGCCACGCATAATCGGCTCATGCGGCCCGACGACAAGTTCGCGTATGGATAAATTTACGCCGGCTTTGCTTGATGCCGGAGTAAAAGCCATGGTAGGTAAAGGCAGGCGGAGCGAGAAGGTAAGAGCGGCGATAAAAAAGCACAAGGCAGTATATTTTCTTGCGCCGGCCGGATGCGGCGCGCTTTTGGGAAATAAAATAAAAAAAGCGAGGATCGTTGGTTTTCCCGACTTGGGATCGGAAGCGATATATGAACTTGAAGTGGAGGATTTTCCTGTTATAGTGGGAATAGATTCTAAAGGCAATGATATATTTAAGAAATGA
- the rph gene encoding ribonuclease PH yields MRQNGRANDELRKIKITRDYLKFAEGSCLIEMGNTKVVCSASVEKGVPPFLRNTGEGWVTAEYGMLPRSCKSRIPRESSKGRTGGRTHEIQRLIGRSLRTVVDMTTLGERTIWLDADVIQGDGGTRCASITGSFIALCDALLKLKKDKAIEEIPVCDFVAAISVGIIKGEAVLDLDYEEDSKAEVDMNIIMTGSGKFIEVQGTAEREPFDSKMMGKMVNLAKKGIKELISIQRKTLGKLICL; encoded by the coding sequence ATGAGGCAAAACGGCCGCGCAAATGATGAATTAAGAAAAATAAAAATAACGAGGGACTATCTCAAATTTGCAGAAGGTTCCTGCCTTATAGAGATGGGCAATACCAAAGTTGTATGCTCAGCAAGCGTTGAGAAGGGGGTGCCGCCTTTCTTAAGGAATACCGGCGAGGGGTGGGTTACTGCCGAGTACGGCATGCTGCCGCGCTCGTGCAAATCGCGCATCCCGCGCGAATCATCAAAAGGTAGGACGGGCGGAAGGACGCACGAGATACAGCGGCTTATCGGCCGTTCACTACGTACTGTTGTCGATATGACGACGCTTGGCGAGCGCACCATATGGCTCGACGCCGATGTTATACAGGGCGACGGAGGGACTCGCTGTGCGTCCATAACAGGAAGTTTTATCGCGCTTTGCGACGCGCTCTTAAAACTGAAAAAAGATAAGGCAATAGAAGAAATCCCCGTATGCGATTTTGTGGCGGCGATAAGCGTGGGCATAATAAAAGGAGAGGCAGTCCTTGACCTGGACTACGAAGAGGATTCGAAGGCCGAAGTGGATATGAATATAATCATGACAGGTTCGGGAAAATTCATCGAGGTGCAGGGAACGGCCGAACGCGAACCATTCGATTCTAAGATGATGGGCAAGATGGTGAATCTGGCAAAAAAAGGAATAAAAGAGCTTATCAGCATTCAGCGGAAGACACTTGGGAAGCTAATATGCTTGTGA
- a CDS encoding XTP/dITP diphosphatase, producing the protein MLVKELVVATQNKDKVREIKNILKGVHIKILTPDVFGKTPKVVEDGKTFEANAAKKARIISRFTHRMAIADDSGLEVKTLGGRPGIRSSRFAGSAQDYLKNNRKLLGLMKDVPARKRGARFVCVIAIAKDDKVLRTVRGTCSGRIAFEMRGKTGFGYDPVFISPKHGKTFAELGQKIKNRISHRYRALVKAKKVLKKLL; encoded by the coding sequence ATGCTTGTGAAAGAGCTTGTAGTCGCGACGCAGAATAAGGACAAGGTACGCGAGATAAAAAATATCCTGAAAGGCGTACACATAAAAATACTTACCCCGGACGTTTTCGGTAAGACGCCAAAAGTTGTGGAAGACGGTAAGACTTTCGAGGCGAATGCCGCGAAAAAAGCGAGAATAATATCGCGATTTACGCATAGGATGGCGATTGCCGATGATTCAGGGCTTGAAGTCAAAACATTAGGCGGAAGGCCGGGCATAAGGTCATCACGTTTTGCTGGGAGCGCGCAGGATTATTTAAAGAATAATAGAAAACTCCTCGGGCTTATGAAGGATGTGCCGGCGCGGAAGAGAGGCGCACGTTTTGTTTGCGTAATAGCGATTGCTAAAGACGATAAAGTTTTACGGACGGTAAGGGGAACCTGTAGCGGCAGAATAGCGTTTGAGATGCGCGGTAAGACAGGTTTTGGCTACGACCCGGTCTTTATATCGCCCAAACACGGCAAAACCTTCGCCGAGCTCGGGCAAAAGATCAAGAATAGAATAAGTCATCGCTACAGAGCGCTTGTCAAAGCCAAGAAAGTTCTTAAGAAGTTATTGTGA
- a CDS encoding GIY-YIG nuclease family protein, with the protein MYYVYILQSLKDQSYYTGLTTDVEARLKKHNNGSVEYTSTKRPFKLVWYCCFEDKVKALHFEKYLKSGSGFALARKRLV; encoded by the coding sequence ATGTACTACGTCTATATCCTCCAAAGTCTTAAAGACCAAAGTTATTATACAGGCCTTACCACGGACGTGGAAGCTCGTCTCAAAAAGCATAATAATGGCTCAGTTGAGTATACTTCCACAAAGCGTCCGTTCAAGTTAGTATGGTATTGCTGTTTTGAGGATAAAGTGAAAGCCTTACACTTTGAGAAATACCTTAAATCCGGCTCAGGATTCGCTCTTGCCCGAAAAAGACTAGTATAG
- a CDS encoding nucleotidyltransferase domain-containing protein, translating into MEKKQYELCVEVLRRLDNAGVLKYLILVGSWCIPFYRDYFKDVPYVSSIRTRDVDFMIPGRIKIKTKIDLVELLKDLGFVVGFQGREGYIRLEHPELAIEFLVPEKGRGSNKPFPLKELGINAQPLRYLNLLTQNVIHTEVDGIKISLPHPVLFAFHKLIIAQLRKNEDKATKDNEGALRILKAVLAKGESAIIKRIFNSILPKWREKVLKAVRREGESELLQILEK; encoded by the coding sequence GTGGAAAAGAAACAGTATGAGTTGTGCGTTGAAGTTTTGCGCAGGTTAGATAATGCAGGGGTATTAAAATATCTCATCTTGGTAGGAAGTTGGTGCATACCGTTCTACCGCGATTACTTTAAAGACGTGCCATATGTATCATCCATAAGGACCAGAGACGTTGATTTCATGATCCCTGGCCGTATTAAGATAAAAACTAAAATCGATCTGGTTGAGCTATTAAAAGATCTTGGATTTGTAGTGGGCTTTCAAGGTAGAGAAGGCTATATTAGATTGGAGCACCCAGAGCTTGCCATAGAGTTCTTGGTTCCTGAGAAAGGGCGTGGTTCAAATAAGCCGTTTCCTTTAAAAGAACTGGGTATCAATGCTCAGCCTCTCAGATACTTGAATCTACTTACCCAGAATGTTATACATACAGAAGTTGACGGAATTAAAATTTCTTTACCTCACCCGGTACTTTTCGCATTTCATAAATTAATAATAGCCCAACTGAGAAAAAATGAAGATAAAGCCACTAAGGATAATGAGGGTGCGCTAAGGATTTTAAAAGCAGTATTAGCTAAAGGGGAGTCGGCGATTATAAAAAGAATATTTAATTCAATACTTCCGAAATGGCGCGAAAAGGTTCTTAAGGCTGTAAGAAGGGAAGGAGAATCAGAACTTTTGCAAATTTTGGAAAAATAA
- a CDS encoding GIY-YIG nuclease family protein: MYYVYILQSLKDQSYYTGLTTDVEARLKKNNNGSGFALARKRFV; the protein is encoded by the coding sequence ATGTACTACGTCTATATCCTCCAAAGTCTTAAAGACCAAAGTTATTACACAGGCCTTACTACGGACGTGGAAGCTCGTCTCAAAAAGAATAATAATGGCTCAGGATTCGCTCTTGCCCGAAAAAGATTTGTATAG